The DNA region CGGCAACATGCTCAGGGCCCGTTACCGTCGAACGTTTCTCTGGTTGCGACGGCCCAGCTGCAGGTATATTGTGCAGCACGGGATGGAACGGCCGCAAcactttcttttcatctaCGGTTTCCAGCCGCTCTTCTGCAACGACGCCTGGCAGCCCGTCGATGGCGCGAGCCTGCTGAAGCAACAGCCGCTCTCGCCGTCTGTCGACATAGTCTGCTGCCTCCTGCGGAGACATGGCGACCCAGTACTGCTCGCCCTCCGCGCCGTCTCCGCCGGTGCCCGCTGTGCCGAGGCAGACGAGGACATGGTGCGTGTCTGTGACGGCGGCGCTGAGGGAGGCCTTGGAGGTGAGGGGCACGCGGGCCGGGTGGTGCTCGGCGGCCGGGAGGAGTGCGAGGGAGAGGGCGAGCGTGCGGAGGGCGGTGACGTGTGCGTGGAGCGCGGGGGAGAGCGGCGCgatggggagggagagggggagCGGGGGGGACATCTCGCCGGGGGAGCGTGCTCGTGCGGCTCTGACGATCAATCACGATAAGAAGCGAAAACGCCGCCGCCAATTCCCCGCCACTTCTGCCTCCACCTGCGCGTTCTGGGCGGAAGACGCCGTCCATGCATAATACCACGGCCGTTGGGAAACATATGCATATCCTGCCTCTCTAGCTTCTAGCTGAACCCTCGAATGCCCAACACCCGCCGCACGTCATTCACAAACCTGAGACTGTCCAGTACCGGAATCGAATGCAGCAGCGCCTCGTCGTTCGGATCAGACGTCCACCCTTCTATTGGCAGCGCATTTGCTGTACCCATACGGTCAGGCTCGAGAGATCGCCACGTACTGAAAAGCCTACCTTTGTTCCAGCTGTAGCTGACGGGCGAGTTGTCCATGAAGCACACCCTGCTCAGATCCTTTTCGACCAGAGTCAGGTCTTTGATGTAGCTTCCATTGGGCTGCACATGGCAGTTTTCTCTGTATAGTTTCCTGGCAAACAAATTGCGGCCGCCATCAAGCCAATCGATTACGGGGTCCGCATATTCAGGCATGGATGCGGTAAAGATCACAAGTGTGTACCAAGAGGCGACCTACAGGGTTGTCAGCGTAGCAGAAAAAAGCATGCAGGGGAAAGAACTATACCTTTTTAAGGAAATGATCTACGTAAGGACGTTTATATACATGGTACATTGTGCTCCTCCCattcaccaccacctcgaCGGTGTGGCCCTCGTTGGCCCTCCCACTGCCGAATACTCCGCCGACACTAAGGCCCAACAGCCCACCACCGCCAGAGCTGCCACCAGGGTAATGGATCGGTCGGCTCGTAGAGTGTATAAGCGTCTCGTCTAGATCAAGGATCAATGTCTTTTGAAGATGGAATGGAGTTGTGGGCTGGCGTAGTGGCCTAGGCGATGGTTTTCGGAACAAGGATGAGTCGGCGTTGGACGCTGGCGCGGGGACAGACGGGTCAAGGAGAGATGTTGATATGGGGTTCGCGAGAAGGCGGGTGCCAGAGGGACGTTTGGGTGATGGTTCTGCAGTTtttggcggcggcggcggcggggtAATAGGGTTGTTGAGTATAGAGGTGGGAGACGGCGGTCGCTGGAATGAAGGAATCGGCTTGTGGCCGGGTGACGGGACAGCGGTCTCTGTACCGTCCAGCTCCTTCTTGGGCGCCGAGCGCAGGCGAAAGGTAAAGTTGGGATCAGGACCTCCAAGCCTGTCGTCTTTCGCTGCCACTGTCGTCTCATCAGGTTCAggttcttcctctacctctgCTGCACCGGTACCAGTCGCGGCTGTGGTGGCCGACACgaattcatcttccccgGGCGGTGCTTCCTCCAAGCTTGCCGAACCCTCCGGTCCCCTGGTCACAGGGTCAACCCACCCGTCTTCCTTGTCATCCTCGCTGCCTTCGTCTCCCTCTGTGTGCTCATGCGGAGTATCGAGCGACGCTATCCCGGCCGTGATCATGACCCGCTCGCCGAGCTCTCTGAGCCCTGTGAGACGCTTGCGGCGGGAGCGGCGTCCCCTGCGGCGGGTTGCGCGAGTCTCCCCGACAAAGCTCCTCCATACAGTGAGGAGGATGCTCCATAGCACGAGGGCTAtgcggaggatgaggggTGCTGTGGGCGGTGGGACGctgatggaggagattgtCTGGCGGGGGCGGCGTGGCGGGGTGCGTGGTGGGTGGGATGTGGGTGGGGAAGCGATGGCGGAGAAGTAGGAGTCTATACGACTCAGGGTGTTCATGAGTGCTGGTGGTGTGACTATAAGGACATCGCAGCTGAGCAGCGTGAGACTCTTGGAAATACGTCCAACGCGAGAAAGAGTAAATCCCCGCCGGGCGGATGCGGCGACGCCCCCCACAgaattattattatttacttttttatttatttacaTCTCGTCCCATCTATATACACTATACACACCGCACACCATGCGCCGCACACCCAGCTCCCAGCCAGACCATGACCCACACAGAGTCATCGCACTCGTCACAGGCGCAAACAGCGGATACGGGCTCGGGATATGCCACCAGCTTCTCTCAAACCTCTCCCTGCCCTCCACCGTCCCCATCCCAGCCTCCACACCCCAGCCCACAGCCCTCGCCCCGTCAATGCGAGACTCCATACCCAGCAACTCGCTCCGGCCCACCAAGACCTCTGTGCCCGATACGACGCTGACTCTCATCCTTGCCTGCAGATCAGGAGCCAAAGCCCAAGAGGCCATAGACATGCTTTGGAAAAAACACAAAAGCGACCTGGAGAAgcgaaagaaaaagggtCTGGCCGTCAAAAAGGGCTGGCTGGAGGGCCTGAGGATAGTGTGGGAAGGCGTCAACCTCGACAGTCCCGGTGGAACGAACGGGATCCTTGCATTCACTGAACGCGTTAAAAATCGGTAAGCCTGCGTTGTCCCACACACAACAACAAACGTGGTAGACTGACTGTAGCCAGCTACCCTCACATAACTTGTCTTTTCCTCAACGCAGGCATGGGCGCTTTCAGTGGCATAGATTATTGCAAGTTTACAAAACAGATATTCACAGACGGCATGTCTGTTGCCCTTAGCCAGCCACAGTTTAACATTGAAATCAAGGGCGCGAAGAGtgcagatggagagagagggcTCGTCTGGGGTACAAACGTCCTTGCACCGTACATCATGGTGCGGCCGTATTCCTTCTTACAAATTTGCCAGCTGCTAACATTGCAGACAACAAGGCTCGTGAATTACTTCCTATGCTTCGCCGCTCTCCTCCCGAActtccttttgctcctCGGGTGGTCTACACTTCTTCGGGCACGGCTACGCTTTCAAAGCTAAATAATCATCCTCTTGACGACTACATGCTTTTGGATTATGACGAATCTTATGGCGCAAGTAAATACATGGGCGACATGGTGATGCTCCAGCTTGATCGAGAATTCAACGACGAGACGACgaaaagagatgatgacAGGGGAGTCAGAGTACTGACAATAGAACCTGGGTGTGTAGCCACCAACTTTTTCAATGCTGGATTAGGAGCATGGGCGTGGTGGATCAAGTTCAAGTGGTTCTGGTACTGGCTGTCCTTTTATATCGTACGTGcggttttttttttttcctaACGCTCGCGCCAAGAAAGAATGCCCCAATATGCTCATCTTACTTTAGTGCCGATTACTTGGCTCACCGTACCACCCCGTCTACGCTGACCAAGGCGCCCTGCCAATGCTCTACGCGGCTCTTATCCCAGCAGcgttcctcctctccccctcGCAAGTACCTGCGCAAAAGTTTGAGGTTCGAGCGCAGAGGTGGGGCAACACAAAGGTCGGGTACGGGGAGATTGATCGgtgggaagaggcggaTGCACTGGGATTGCCCAAGGGGTTTGCGGATCGATGTGAAGTTGTTCGGAGAGAATGGCGGAGACGGGAGGGGCTGGAGTAGAGGATTATATATATGGAGATGCATAGATACTTGTACAGATTTGTTGCCAAGTATCGCCGATTTCGGAAGACTGGGCGTTAATAACGATGTTATTTACTGCAATGACACAAAGGAGCGAGGAAATAAGTACCCGAGAACCGGATGTCCAGCCGATAACTAAAACATCACAATCGATCCCGCCCCGTCTTGTCCTCTATACTATAACATTACCATTTCCTGTATACGGCCCACGCTCCCCATGGCCAGCATAGAAGACCTCATCGCCACCATCTCAGGCGGCCTCCACGCAGGCCAGCAGGGGAACGACATCCGAGACCTTCATGTGAGTTTTTCTCGCCCGGCTTCCCAGCCCGACTTGCCCATCTTTTTTGTCTCTTTTCTCTATTTTCCATATCCCGTTTCACCACCCAACGACGTCCCGCTGACTTTCTCACTTCCATCGCTCATTCCCACAGGCCAAACTAGCACAGACGATCAACAATCCCTTACCGCCGCCTGTCCATCGCCCCATCCCACCATGTACCACAACATCCGTCTCAGCCGCCGGTATGCCCCCTCCCGCCCCGGCCTCCTCATGGAACACCCCACCGCCGAATGCCGgtttccttttttccacATCTCCCATATCCAAGATCAATGGCGCTGGTCCCAGTGCTGGTGGCGTTAGCGGTGGCGGAGGCGGATCAGCAGGCGGGGATTTTGAAGTCGCCCATCATGTGCATGAAGGCTGGTCGGTGCCCATGCCAAATATGGGCACAAGCTTTACCGGCCGGCCGATCCAGCCCATCGTGCCAAACAGCAATCAGcaaagggaggaaggacaGTGGCGACAGAGAAATCAAGGATTTACTGGGGACGAGCCGGAGGAGAGGCCATATCACGCCTCGGTGCTTCCCATAAAAGCTAGTCCGAAAGATACCGGTGGTTTCGCCGAAGATGCTTTCAAGCCTCTTTGGGAAGACCAGGGGAAAGATCAGTGGCAAGGGTTTAACCGCCAAAATCGGTAGTATCCCAGTAAACAACCGACGTCGTCAAGATCCAGCCTTTCTCTCGCACGAGAGATtgatctttttttttttttttagaAACGCCCGTTGGCGGAATTAAGAGTGGCTGTACTTGTTGGGACGTTGGAAGATAATCATTTCATACATAGATTTTCTCGCACATCACTTTCTGGTTATCACTACATTTCTCGTCTCATCGCTCTTGAGTTGTCTATATGAgttctctttttttgtcTGCTTCAGTATCAGTTGTCTGTATCAGGATTAATGTATTCGTGCTAGATGGTGGCAACATCGCGATCATGCTTCAACGTGTGAATGAAGATAAGCCCAAGATGACCAACTTTTGCCGACGGCTGTGAATCAACGTTTATTCATTGCAGCGCCGACAGTCACCCTCTGACTGCGACATCTAttcaatttttttttctgcaAACATCAAACAGCACTTTGTCGGACGCCAGCGAGCCTGTCTGCAGCCTGTAAAAATATCATAAGCAATGACGAGTATGACGGAGAGTCATGTCTAAGAAGCACCCACCCCTCGTATGTACGGTAAAGACAGGATGGGCCCAATGAATGGTGTTTGTCGGAGGGCTTGAAGAATAACAGGGAAAAAGGAGCTATACACCCAAGGCGTCAGGAAAAATTGGCGCAGACGATTAACACGTAAAACAAACCCAAAGAGACCGATGAATCCCACAAATTCTATGATGATTCCAATGATTGGCCGTTTAGCAAAAACGAGTATTCTGTGTAAGTGAATATCAGCAAATTTCCCATGATATCCCACTCCTCACTGGGAATTACTCGTGAACCTTTCCCCAGGTAATCAATCTTGTATAACGAGACTTACATTCCACCAAAGAAGCAAAGAGTTCCTCTCCATTTCTCACGACGCGAGAAGAAGTAAAAAGTCTTCGTTAAGCCAATAATAAGTGGGAGTCCTGAAAGGAACAAGATCTATAAATATCATGGTAAATTAGTCTCGCTGTTCCACTTTCTACCAGGGTCGTTCACGGCGATACTGACGTTTCCCAGAGCAAGGAAAGGGCCATCAAAGAACAGTATGATACCTGCGCGTCTATGAGCGTCATGTAGAGCAGAAGCCTCGCGGCATAAGACATACCTAAGAACTGGAAGAATATGCCGAAAGCCACGAGGGCGATTCCAATCTCTAGATAATGAATAGAAAAGAAGTCAGCAGTCAAGAGCCCCAAGGACCGCAATGGACTCACTTTGCCCGTCACTTAACCACATTGTGCGTTATTTCCAGCAGGCTTGCAATTGGTAAAGAACCCCTAAAGGTTGAGATATGACGCCGTTGCACGAGAATGCAGGTCCGTCGGTGGTGGCTAGACGAGTGATTGTTGAGCCTTCGGTAGCGTCTGAGCGAAAACAACCAAGTGACAGCGAAGACGTGCAGGAGTccaggaggaagggtgcatcatcattcttCATTGAGAAGCGGCAGAGGCCGACTTTTGGGTTGTTTACATAATAAGTGAGATTTTGCATGCCTTATTTCATTAGAGAAGGATCATCCGTTGGCTCCAACTAACTTCTAATAATCATTTCAAAACAGGGCAGCCAGGGTCAAAAGAGTAAACCCCCTGGCGAACTGGTGGGGCATTCAAACCCCTGGTCGTCTCAAGCGGTGGTCTGCTGGAAGAGAatgcagaagagaagggagtCAACAAGTGGAAGTGGGAAATGGGCAaagttggaggaagagatccTATCCCTGAATGCCTTGCGGAGGAAATTCATTATATAATGACCCAACTAAAGTAAGTAATAAAGTGGTAATAAAGTGCGAAATGTGAAATATGGGAAATATGAAGGAAATAGGGTCGGAACGCGGTTGCTGGTTGCtggtgacgatgatgactgATGAATGGGACCGCATTGGCACTAAACCGAGCGAAGAGAACAAGGGCATTATTATTGCGTACTGGGTAGTAGTAGTGGATGATAATAGGAGCAGATGCCTGCCCCGGTGCCCAGTCGCAGTAAAAAGTACATCAACCATTACTATTATTTCTGTACTCGTGTGCTCTGAGCGTTGTAATTGATtgatgaaaaagagaagaggccCTCCGCGGCTTTGATTCGCGTGCTCGCTGACGCAGGAGTTGTTCACTTGATCCGCACAATAGCTCTGTTGCTGATGCTGGCTGGCCGGTGACTGACTcacttcttgttcttcaggGAGCAAAAAAAGCGCAGAGATGTAAATACTGTGGGGTTTGAAAACCGAAGACTACGCATGACCTCTACGACCCGCCAGTTGCTAAATTTAAATTTAGATGGTTTCTGTTTTCTGTAAATTTGAatttgttgtttgttgaCTGCTCTGCTGCTGGCGATTGTGGCTAATGGCGTTGGTGGATACTTCCTGCTGGCCCCCCCCACTTATGGGGCTGTACTATGTAGTAGTTAGAGTAGTctagtagtagtagtagaTATATCGTCTTGATGCTTGATGTTGTCTCGTTTCTTATCATGTGTTCCGagccttttctttctcggTACATGGGCCGTGGGACTGTGGAATATGGATAGATGACAGGTCCCCCAGATTCCCTGTTACCCCGCGGTCACGCTCCATCATCGACAAGCGATAACCCTAAAACCCCAGAACGCCACTTACGAGCACCAAAACCGAGGTCAATGAAAGGGCCGCAAACCACAAATGCAAACAAACCATTAACCATCGAGAAGGACCAAGAGCAGGTGTCCAATGCTCAGTAGTCAGTATAGTAGCTTACTTGTTACTAAGGACCTCGAGACGACAAACGCGCTGTTTTCTTGCGTCTTAGTTGAATTATCCAACAACTTGTTACGTCGCGTGGCAGAGGTCCAGACTCAGCCTCCGTCGTGCGCCGCCCGCCGCCCGCCGACCACCCTTTCATTTTTGGGCGCTAGCTGTTTGTTTGctttttggtttttttttgaatTCCCCGCTCCACTATTTACATTGCGAACCCTGCAACTACGCGATTGCTACCCTGTAATAGCAGTGTGctttcgtcttcatctttcatctttcatctttcatcttgtcCTCAACAACTGTTCTGTCCTATACACCCTTCAGCGTGAATCGTCTCCCTCTAGGGTTCACCATATCATCCCCACACACTCATTTCCGTACTCGGACGTCCTATCTCATCGCGGCACCCTGTTAGCTGTGCTACGGCACCCGGCACACACAGCCTTTCCCACTCCACGACTCACGTTTGTCATCGACTATTACATAGGGCGAATCGCGGTCCAGACCATTCTCTCATAACACACAGCATAGTTTGTATTCACAGCTACAAGCACAAGCCAGCCAATTTTTTCATCGACATTACGAGCAGGTCTAAACGTGTAAGTGCGCAGTAACACTTTTCTGTTCGTTCGCGAGCATTCATCAGGCCTCGACTTCAGTATCTACTCTAGATGCCAACTGATCTTTGCTATAGCCTGTCACAATCATTGTATATTCTTATTATCTTTTCTGAATCCACTCGTGACTCGCCCGCGATCCGTGTATCCCTGTAGACATTTGCGTTgctttcttcattcacAGACAGCTTTATCGAACGCGTGACAGGCTACCCGAATCTTTCTTGGCActgctcttcatccaaccATGTCTATTCCCGACAATCCCTTCCAGCCTCCTACAGACACATCGCCACCGACTTTACAGCTGGAGGCCACCAGTCACGACGATGGCCAGTCTATCAAATCGGGTATCAATGGCAGTCCCATGCCCGCGGGTTCTCCTCAttcccatctttctcctccatctgAGATAGCCTCTCCGCGTCCAGTGTTATCGAATCTTCAACACTTGGGTCCAGGTGTCAAAACTCCGCGACGCGTACAATGGACGTCTGATCCCCATATCGTCCAGCTTCAACCTGTAGAGCCCGCCCCAGGTTCTCCGCAGACTCTCGATCCCAGTAATATCGACGAATTCCGGGACGCGTTAGAAAGGCACAGATCTGGAGGTGCCGGAAGACGTCCCCCTAGTCAGCTTAGCAGACAAAGCAGTGCAAGTGGAAGCGTTACGCGCCATGGAacagacgacgaagaagattaTGACTATCGAACTGATGTTGATCCTCCTCAGCGCCCAGACATCGAGAGGCACGATACCGATGAAACAATGTACGAATCAAATCTCATTGATAACGGTATGCGTGGTCATGTCTCTCAGTATATCGCACCAGGAGAAACAGACGGACTTCCCAATATTCCGCAAATGTCGAGGGAGAATCAGAACGACACAGCTAAAGATCTAGTCAGGGCCCACACTGGCAAGTGGGGTgtgttgagaagaagggtgaggGGTGCTGGAGCTGTCAAAGGGGCTCTTAATGCAGCAGCGCCAAACAGGAAACGTGGTGAcgatggagaggaggaagagaaacgAAGGAGTGGTGAGCACGACAGGGCTTCTCAAGATGCCTTTGCCGCGAGATATCCGGAGCCTAGAAAAGGTCCGTCGGCTGGCGGTTTTGGCGGAGGGGCTGTTCCCGGTGGAGCTTCTGTTCTATCTTCTCTCCTAGCATTATACGGTCAGCAGAATGACCAACATTCTGCCAATACTTCTGCCGCCAGTTCAAGGCGAGGATCTGAAGATGAGTATTCGTCTGGAGATGAGCGATCAGCTGCTAAAGGGGGAAGACATGCGTGGCGGCACCTCGGCAGGCGATCGGCAGACGAAGGTCTTCCTGCATTTGCAGTGCATGATCAACCTCGTCCGTCCAACGTGCAACCTCCCCGCGTTTCCCAAGGTTCGCTGGATCCCAATGATCCGACTTCTCCAACCTCACCAGGTTTCGGCCCCGATTCAGGTCAAGATCACGAATATTCGCGTACCCAATCTAGGTACGACGACACACCTGGATCCCCTGGATTCAAGGGATTCTTCCAGAGGGCAAAGGAGCAGCTGCAGTACAATCGTCCGGACGCAGCTAGGAACGCGGGAGGTGTATTTGGCGCTCTCATTCAAAATACTCAAAACCTTTCAGGTGCTGCTACTCCGGCCGCTTCCACTCTTGCCCCGGCTGCTAGGCGCCCCGGTTATCAGTTGAACAGGTACTCACTTGGGGATGTCAACGATGAGACGCGTAAGGGGCCTTGGCGACCGCCTTCCCGTCCCAGTTCTGGAGCGGGCTCCCGAAGTGGTTCTCGTCCGGCATCCATTCATTCATCTACAGCCGTTTCCGGCAACGGCGAGTCTCCCAAGGATGACAGCGGCAACTCTTTCGGTGGCAAGAAAGCTATATCGAGCGACGACCTTATGAGCATGCGTAAAGCAAACGAGAGTACTTTAAGCCTTGGGGGCAAAAAACGTCCCAAAACGGGCTTGCATCTCGAGTCATTGGCCCATCTCCCTGTCGCAGCGGTAAAAGGCGGCGGAAAGCAAATCAAGAATGCCGAAAAGTGGCTGCTCGGCGGGAAAACGCCTTTGGGATCAACGCCTCCTGAGAAAGGCGGTGCCGATTACTTCCACAGGCCATTGACTGAAGATGAGCGGCGTCGAAAGGAGTGGGAAgcggaaaagaaaaagagaaagaaggcgagggaggctaggaagaagcaggagatCTTTGTGAGTGCGAACGATCCACGCTTTTGAGTCGTATACTGACTACTTTGAAGATTATTCAACACGTTGCTGCCATTCTGTCGAGACAACAGTTCTTGCTCAAGCTTGCTCGTGCCTTGATGATGTTCGTTTTGgcttttgttttcttcaAACGGAAATTTTGCAATGCTAATTTGTGGTCTGGTAGGTTTGGCTCTCCTTCTCACCGTCTTGAGACGCAAATCCAGGCTACTGCCAAGGTGCTTGAGATCAATTGTCAAGTCGTCTATCTTCCTGGAACTATGCTCGTCTCTTTTGGTGATGACGCTACACACACGTCCGAGACCAAATTCTTGAAACAGTCTACTGGCCTCGATCTAGGCAAGCTTCAAGCCACCCATCACCTGTATTGGAATGTCGTCCATGACAAGATGTCTGTTGATCAGGCCAGCAAAGACCTTGATGTTTTGATGACGACGCCAGTCTACTATACTTGGTGGCAGACTCTGGCTATCGGTGCCCTTTGTTCCGCATTTATTTCTGTGATGGCTTTCTATGGGTGAGTTTCCGGCTTATCCGCCAGGCATCAAATCGGAATAGTCACTGAAAATGTCACAGTTCTTTCATCGACGCCCTCATGTCCATGGTACTCGGTGCTACACTCGTCGGTGTTCAAATGCTTGCGGCTCGAAACGACATGTTCTCCAACGTATTTGAAATCGCCATTGCCACGCTTATTTCCTTTGTTGCTGCAGCTCTGGCCTCGACAAAGGTTTTCTGTTATACAGCGTTGGTCAGTGGTGGAGTAGTTTTAATCCTTCCTGGTTATATCGTCTTGTCGGGCGCTTTAGAGTTGGCTTCCAGAAACATCACTGCAGGCGCTGTACGAATTGGTTATAGTGAGTTGACCATGTTTCCAAAAATGATCAAGGCAGTCTCTAATCGCCAACCAGGTGTTATCtactctcttttcctcggTTTTGGTATTTCCATGGGTGCCGTCATCTATTCCAAGATAACGAAGCACGATGTAAGTCAGCTGGAGAGCGCGATTATTCATGTCATACTTGTTAAAtgctcatcctccacaaaGGTGTTAAACTCAAATGACTATACCTGTGGGAACACTCATTATAGCGGGTCCCCTTGGTACATGGAAACTCCGTCGGCTTGGTGGTGTGAGTATTTGGATTGCTGGAACTTGCCTATTCGAAGGCTTATTTTTTATTAGACTTCTTGTGTGCCCCAGGGTTCTCCCTCGGTCTATCACTCAAGAATCAGCAGCCGTTATGGGCCAAAGAGCTGGTAAGTTGGGACATCCATTCAGTCTTTCCATATATATTTCTTACTCGTTTTCTAGCCTGTGATGGTCATTATTTCGTGTGCTGGATGGACGTCCAATCACTTTTCGGCGTTGGCGTTCCCTGGCCGATCGGATTTGACCTCTGCTATTGGTAGTTTTGTGGTTGGTACCCTGGGTAACATTTATGGACGATTCTCCAACGTGAGTCTTTTCGCCTTTGCGGTTGGATAATTCGGACAATCACTGACGAATGTCTCACAGGGTTCGTCTTTCCCCGTGACGGTGCCTGGTATTCTCATCCAATTGCCGTCCGGTTTGTCCAACGGTGGTATCTTCAACTTTGCGACCGAATCGTCTAGTGGGTCTTCCACGGCGTATAGCGACGGTTTCTCTGTGGCCGAGCAGTTGGTGGCCGTTGCGATTGGTTTGACGTGAGTCATCGGCAGTGTAGGCATGTATGAGCGACGGCTAACTAGGGCATGTAGCGTCGGTCTGTTTGTCAGTGCGGCGGTCTGCCATCCATTTGGCGGCGGCCGCAGGAGAGGAGCTGGTATCTTCGCGTTTTAGAAGGGGCGCGTGTTGCATTGCCCAAGTAGATTCCTGCCCGTCTGCCTGTTTCTTTCCTAGCATATGTGTAGAGTAACGATATAAATTCCATCATGCAGCCATGGCGTACGATATTGCGTGTCCTGCAAGCTGTAAATGCTCCGCCGGGTTGCTGGCGTACGTTGCGgtgggtggaggtggaggtcgcGGGGAGTAGATGCTTTGCGAGAAGAGCCGGG from Cryptococcus neoformans var. neoformans B-3501A chromosome 4, whole genome shotgun sequence includes:
- a CDS encoding hypothetical protein (HMMPfam hit to DUF1212, Protein of unknown function (DUF1212), score: 115.7, E(): 1.1e-31), whose amino-acid sequence is MSIPDNPFQPPTDTSPPTLQLEATSHDDGQSIKSGINGSPMPAGSPHSHLSPPSEIASPRPVLSNLQHLGPGVKTPRRVQWTSDPHIVQLQPVEPAPGSPQTLDPSNIDEFRDALERHRSGGAGRRPPSQLSRQSSASGSVTRHGTDDEEDYDYRTDVDPPQRPDIERHDTDETMYESNLIDNGMRGHVSQYIAPGETDGLPNIPQMSRENQNDTAKDLVRAHTGKWGVLRRRVRGAGAVKGALNAAAPNRKRGDDGEEEEKRRSGEHDRASQDAFAARYPEPRKALYGQQNDQHSANTSAASSRRGSEDEYSSGDERSAAKGGRHAWRHLGRRSADEGLPAFAVHDQPRPSNVQPPRVSQGSLDPNDPTSPTSPGFGPDSGQDHEYSRTQSRYDDTPGSPGFKGFFQRAKEQLQYNRPDAARNAGGVFGALIQNTQNLSGAATPAASTLAPAARRPGYQLNRYSLGDVNDETRKGPWRPPSRPSSGAGSRSGSRPASIHSSTAVSGNGESPKDDSGNSFGGKKAISSDDLMSMRKANESTLSLGGKKRPKTGLHLESLAHLPVAAVKGGGKQIKNAEKWLLGGKTPLGSTPPEKGGADYFHRPLTEDERRRKEWEAEKKKRKKAREARKKQEIFIIQHVAAILSRQQFLLKLARALMMFGSPSHRLETQIQATAKVLEINCQVVYLPGTMLVSFGDDATHTSETKFLKQSTGLDLGKLQATHHLYWNVVHDKMSVDQASKDLDVLMTTPVYYTWWQTLAIGALCSAFISVMAFYGSFIDALMSMVLGATLVGVQMLAARNDMFSNVFEIAIATLISFVAAALASTKVFCYTALVSGGVVLILPGYIVLSGALELASRNITAGAVRIGYSVIYSLFLGFGISMGAVIYSKITKHDVLNSNDYTCGNTHYSGSPWYMETPSAWWYFLCAPGFSLGLSLKNQQPLWAKELPVMVIISCAGWTSNHFSALAFPGRSDLTSAIGSFVVGTLGNIYGRFSNGSSFPVTVPGILIQLPSGLSNGGIFNFATESSSGSSTAYSDGFSVAEQLVAVAIGLTVGLFVSAAVCHPFGGGRRRGAGIFAF
- a CDS encoding hypothetical protein (Match to ESTs gb|CF191107.1|CF191107, gb|CF191383.1|CF191383; HMMPfam hit to Got1, Got1-like family, score: 136.2, E(): 7.1e-38), which encodes MWLSDGQKIGIALVAFGIFFQFLGIILFFDGPFLALGNILFLSGLPLIIGLTKTFYFFSRREKWRGTLCFFGGIILVFAKRPIIGIIIEFVGFIGLFGSFFPVILQALRQTPFIGPILSLPYIRGAADRLAGVRQSAV
- a CDS encoding hypothetical protein (HMMPfam hit to NIF, NLI interacting factor-like phosphatase, score: 211.9, E(): 1.2e-60) translates to MNTLSRIDSYFSAIASPPTSHPPRTPPRRPRQTISSISVPPPTAPLILRIALVLWSILLTVWRSFVGETRATRRRGRRSRRKRLTGLRELGERVMITAGIASLDTPHEHTEGDEGSEDDKEDGWVDPVTRGPEGSASLEEAPPGEDEFVSATTAATGTGAAEVEEEPEPDETTVAAKDDRLGGPDPNFTFRLRSAPKKELDGTETAVPSPGHKPIPSFQRPPSPTSILNNPITPPPPPPKTAEPSPKRPSGTRLLANPISTSLLDPSVPAPASNADSSLFRKPSPRPLRQPTTPFHLQKTLILDLDETLIHSTSRPIHYPGGSSGGGGLLGLSVGGVFGSGRANEGHTVEVVVNGRSTMYHVYKRPYVDHFLKKVASWYTLVIFTASMPEYADPVIDWLDGGRNLFARKLYRENCHVQPNGSYIKDLTLVEKDLSRVCFMDNSPVSYSWNKGRLFSTWRSLEPDRMGTANALPIEGWTSDPNDEALLHSIPVLDSLRFVNDVRRVLGIRGAARARSPGEMSPPLPLSLPIAPLSPALHAHVTALRTLALSLALLPAAEHHPARVPLTSKASLSAAVTDTHHVLVCLGTAGTGGDGAEGEQYWVAMSPQEAADYVDRRRERLLLQQARAIDGLPGVVAEERLETVDEKKVLRPFHPVLHNIPAAGPSQPEKRSTVTGPEHVAAPVAEAAAEPSVKHQREQVAGKSEPGLAVSGKAKALSPAVTPSSSQAASSSKMDDLIEIMTEGAAAAAQKKGGAEKDETVFNEEGLPFHEIRETLNGETIGSLPPPAAADLNADMEVLPKDEKDDYWSEDAVARRAALRKKIFHEGEESDDEESIEQIQQQPQVPDSSLPSSPPSPKAELHLHSILRHHAPSSQQPKSILKPPIRKKSVTFDPSIPPASPDSSDIAPSSIKPHKFGFPLPLATDDDQAWAPKPVPTISEPKPKAKKDDGFAGFKKGFLGPPPKVLTAENAQPSFSSPPHPTAISEQGPPSESAQEAFKPKKKSLFAQRLAHSEIDASAPATSSGTPATASPRGVNLPKMAESKGTSAIKGAVVEKSATMTPATNPSSSHAEVPDTERTDDDNGDDSFAEYSSGSEDEYDLDDALLAREVALEYHRRHAYTSLNRDPRDAPYEEDDNGNGAGVMLGLPRISDLQGQDGRPVITNPTPDDLRRFIRVGRLENGNLVLAPGQEGLSDSEGDGEEGKEGEDDDEEVKEKKERRLEVKKRREQVRNRLLGLPVEEGDLEPERKRDSVDDESLKATIPPAIQTEVAERHAQIDTSAESEETPVPKKKVSRFKAARLAGAQ